Proteins co-encoded in one Salvia splendens isolate huo1 chromosome 4, SspV2, whole genome shotgun sequence genomic window:
- the LOC121801148 gene encoding phospholipase D beta 1-like → MANMAPLTYGSYHCQEVQIVPFKTSMTPLSIFLLHGNLEIYVKGAKNLPNMDLVNNSIGDMIGTFCGKIQTSDPYVTVAISGAVICRTFVIRDDENPVWDQHFNVPVAHYGTEVQFLVKDNDFVGSEVIGAVGIPIQQLITGARMTGAYPIIGVNGKPCNRGASLSLWIQYIPMEYMSIQHEGVTGTYFPLRTGGTVTLYQDAHVHKGSLPNVVLSDGTVYRNGNCWRDIYDAISQARWLVYITGWSIYHMVHLVRDDPLVTNSSLGELLKAKSQEGVRILLLVWDDPTSTTIFGYKTEGVMNTGDDETRRYFKNSCVKVLLCPRSAGKGSWAKKQETGTIYTHHQKSVIVDVVAGNNRRKIMAFVGGLDLCKGRYDTPQHPIFSTLLTVHKDDYHNPNFVGPTVGCPREAWHDLHCRFDGQAACDVLRNFEERWLKASKRHSQIKLAHDDSLLKLKRIPDILGLEESAKVTEGDPKAWNVQVFRSIDSNSVRGFPKDPIKATEKNLMCGKNVFIDMSIHTAYVKAIRAAQHFIYIESQYFLGSSYSWSTCQNLGANNLIPMEIALKIAKKIRARERFAAYIIVPMWPEGVPSSTATQRILFWQYNTMQMMYETIYNALVEARLDREQTPEDYLNFFCLGSREPDYKRCPSSNSRNSTGNSPQALARRNRRFMIYVHSKGMIVDDEYVILGSANINQRSLGGTRDTEIAIGAYQPRHRWASQQAHPKAQIYGYRMSLWAEHTGTLEACFENPESLECVRRIRWMGQLNWQQFESEEMSPLRGHLLKYPVQVDATGKVGPLPGCETFPDIGGKIIGTFAGIQENLTI, encoded by the exons ATGGCCAACATGGCTCCATTGACCTATGGCTCATACCATTGTCAGGAAGTGCAGATTGTCCCATTCAAGACCTCAATGACGCCGTTGAGCATATTTTTACTTCATGGAAATCTGGAGATTTATGTGAAGGGAGCCAAGAATCTCCCCAACATGGATCTAGTCAACAATAGCATAGGTGACATGATAGGCACTTTTTGTGGAAAAATCCAAACAAGTGACCCTTATGTCACAGTTGCCATATCTGGTGCTGTAATCTGCAGGACTTTTGTGATAAGAGATGACGAAAATCCTGTCTGGGACCAGCATTTCAATGTCCCAGTAGCACATTACGGCACAGAGGTGCAGTTCCTCGTGAAAGACAACGATTTTGTGGGATCTGAGGTCATAGGGGCTGTTGGGATCCCTATACAACAACTAATCACTGGGGCACGAATGACTGGAGCTTACCCCATCATTGGTGTGAATGGGAAGCCGTGTAACCGGGGTGCTTCCTTGAGCCTATGGATTCAGTATATACCAATGGAGTACATGTCAATTCAGCATGAAGGCGTGACAGGTACCTATTTTCCTCTTAGAACAGGAGGAACTGTCACACTCTATCAAGATGCTCATGTCCATAAAGGTTCACTTCCTAATGTGGTGTTGAGTGATGGAACAGTCTATAGAAATGGTAACTGTTGGCGCGACATATATGACGCGATATCTCAAGCCCGTTGGCTAGTTTACATCACAGGATGGTCTATTTACCATATGGTTCACCTTGTTAGAGACGATCCTCTTGTGACCAACAGTAGCTTGGGTGAGCTTCTGAAGGCCAAGTCTCAAGAAGGAGTGAGAATACTTCTCCTAGTTTGGGATGATCCAACTTCCACAACCATATTTGGATATAAAACA GAAGGGGTTATGAACACCGGGGATGATGAAACGAGACGCTATTTCAAGAATTCGTGCGTTAAAGTACTGTTGTGTCCCAGAAGTGCTGGGAAAGGCAGCTGGGCTAAAAAGCAG GAAACAGGAACAATCTACACTCATCACCAGAAGAGTGTGATCGTAGACGTAGTCGCGGGTAACAACAGAAGAAAAATCATGGCATTTGTTGGAGGACTTGACCTATGCAAGGGAAGATATGACACTCCACAACACCCAATCTTCAGCACATTACTAACTGTTCACAAAGATGACTATCACAATCCCAATTTTGTG GGGCCTACTGTGGGATGTCCTAGAGAGGCATGGCATGATTTGCACTGCAGGTTTGACGGTCAAGCAGCGTGCGACGTCTTGAGAAACTTTGAGGAACGATGGCTAAAGGCCTCAAAGCGCCACAGCCAGATCAAGCTGGCACACGATGATTCCTTACTCAAGCTTAAACGAATCCCCGATATATTGGGACTAGAAGAGTCGGCTAAAGTGACAGAAGGTGATCCGAAGGCATGGAATGTCCAGGTATTCCGTTCCATCGACTCCAATTCCGTTAGGGGCTTCCCCAAGGATCCAATAAAGGCTACAGAAAAG AACCTTATGTGTGGGAAGAATGTGTTTATAGACATGAGTATACACACAGCTTATGTAAAGGCAATCCGCGCGGCTCAGCACTTCATTTACATCGAGAGCCAGTACTTCCTCGGGTCATCGTACAGTTGGTCTACTTGCCAGAACTTGG GTGCAAACAACCTAATTCCTATGGAAATAGCTCTCAAGATTGCCAAGAAGATCCGAGCAAGGGAGCGTTTCGCAGCATACATTATCGTCCCAATGTGGCCTGAAGGAGTCCCCTCCAGCACTGCAACTCAAAGAATTCTCTTTTGGCAGTATAATACAATGCAAATGATGTATGAAACAATCTACAATGCTTTAGTAGAAGCAAGGCTGGATAGAGAGCAGACGCCCGAGGATTATTTGAATTTCTTCTGCCTTGGCAGTCGGGAGCCGGATTACAAGAGGTGTCCGTCATCAAATAGCAGGAACTCCACAGGAAATTCTCCACAA GCCCTGGCTCGAAGAAACCGCCGCTTCATGATCTATGTCCACTCCAAGGGAATGATAGTGGATGACGAATACGTGATACTGGGTTCTGCCAACATCAACCAACGCTCGTTGGGAGGGACCAGAGACACTGAAATCGCCATTGGCGCGTATCAGCCTCGTCATAGATGGGCTAGCCAACAAGCTCACCCGAAAGCACAG ATATATGGATATAGGATGTCACTGTGGGCGGAGCACACGGGTACTTTGGAGGCGTGCTTTGAGAATCCAGAGAGTTTGGAATGCGTGAGACGAATAAGATGGATGGGGCAACTGAACTGGCAACAGTTTGAGTCTGAAGAAATGAGTCCATTGAGAGGACACTTGCTTAAGTATCCTGTGCAAGTGGATGCAACAGGGAAGGTCGGTCCTCTCCCCGGTTGTGAGACCTTCCCGGACATAGGTGGTAAGATCATCGGCACATTCGCAGGGATTCAAGAAAATCTCACTATTTGA
- the LOC121800138 gene encoding ubiquitin carboxyl-terminal hydrolase MINDY-1-like, with the protein MDSSPQSGSPSAAPPLELEAKREKEMVHKTKVIQFLGRTAPIILQNDNGPCPLLAICNVLSLKNSLNLSPDIPEVSQEKLLSLVAERLIDSNTNTDNKDTGYVENQLQNIADAIDLLPRLTTGIDVNLKFRRIDDFEFTPECAIYDLLYIPLYHGWIVDPQDHETADAIGAKSYNTLMGELVSLEAKSITSEQKKNSEDDTVDFVAATTAALGIPSPSLSRGQSFNDSPPQARKGDIEEEEELLRALRLSEMENSIPMADGVVSDGHMHESPSINKCELLASPEMVETNFAVEPAKTVALISDDSNALGKLHVDPGSEVVSHEALSSETDEKQLCAQPPDEESRNVVDNVIGSDKIQPVSLGQDRLPASNDSKHELIIDNHAQDQVTSTSNPEAEKNSCDVSDGKDSPSLLNSADSDSSSSQIHQNDKTEAKSSSVDDSEPIYEGEDRILDSGTDAYANREPMYEGEVVLAEQVDTGFVENGDFGSKDTISVKEGEIIKNFMKNSASQLTVYGLFCLQDQVKERELCVFFRNNHFNTMFKYEGELYILATDQGYLNQPDLVWEKLNEVNGDTVYMTGNFKQFKMDENSSSTWDEQNARATTADYLASIDSSEPNTSFNSDLQLAIALQQQEFDQPQQEQQREQQQQRNAQQQAVSGSSRLIVGPPQPQAPRNSGKHTGSSKQESKSKEKCIIM; encoded by the exons ATGGATTCTTCGCCTCAGTCCGGTTCACCCTCCGCCGCCCCGCCGCTTGAGCTGGAGGCCAAGCGCGAGAAGGAGATGGTGCATAAGACTAAAGTCATTCAGTTTCTTGGGCGAACCGCGCCTATCATTCTCCAGAACGACAACGGCCCATGCCCTCTCCTCGCTATCT GTAATGTTCTTTCCCTAAAGAACAGTTTGAATCTGAGCCCAGATATTCCAGAGGTTTCTCAAGAAAAATTGCTTTCACTTGTGGCTGAGCGGTTGATCGACTCAAACACTAACACCGAT AACAAAGACACTGGGTATGTAGAAAATCAGCTGCAAAATATTGCAGATGCAATTGATTTACTTCCAAGGCTTACAACAGGCATTGATGTGAATTTGAAATTTAGAAG AATTGATGATTTTGAGTTCACCCCAGAGTGTGCAATCTATGATTTATTATATATTCCACTCTACCATGGATGGATTGTTGACCCACAG GACCATGAAACTGCTGATGCTATCGGGGCTAAATCATATAATACTCTCATGGGGGAGCTTGTTTCATTAGAGGCAAAAAGTATAACGAGTGAACAGAAAAAGAATTCTGAAGATGACACTGTTGATTTTGTCGCTGCAACTACTGCAGCTCTTGGAATTCCTTCTCCAAGTCTTTCAAGAGGCCAATCCTTTAATGATTCTCCTCCACAAGCAAGGAAAGGGGAcatcgaagaagaagaagagctcTTAAGAGCCTTGAGATTGTCAGAGATGGAAAATTCTATTCCAATGGCAGATGGTGTTGTGTCTGATGGCCATATGCATGAAAGTCCTTCGATCAACAAGTGTGAACTGCTCGCATCGCCGGAAATGGTTGAAACTAATTTTGCTGTCGAACCCGCAAAGACTGTGGCATTGATATCCGATGATAGCAATGCTCTGGGAAAGCTCCATGTAGATCCAGGCTCTGAAGTGGTTTCACATGAAGCCCTTTCTTCAGAAACTGATGAAAAGCAATTGTGTGCTCAACCTCCAGATGAAGAATCTAGAAACGTTGTTGATAATGTGATTGGTTCAGACAAGATCCAACCAGTATCTTTAGGACAAGATCGTCTACCTGCATCTAATGACTCAAAGCATGAATTGATCATTGATAATCATGCCCAGGATCAAGTCACTTCTACCTCAAACCCAGAAGCCGAGAAAAATTCTTGTGATGTATCTGACGGAAAAGATTCACCCAGTTTGTTGAATAGTGCAGATTCAGATTCATCTAGCAGCCAAATacaccaaaatgataaaactgaAGCCAAGTCTTCCAGTGTTGATGATAGTGAACCAATTTATGAAGGTGAAGATCGCATATTGGACTCAGGTACTGATGCTTATGCTAACCGAGAGCCTATGTATGAAGGGGAGGTGGTACTTGCGGAACAGGTTGATACAGGTTTTGTGGAAAATGGTGACTTTGGTAGCAAGGACACAATTTCTGTAAAAGAAG GGGAAATCATCAAGAACTTCATGAAGAATAGTGCTAGTCAGTTGACTGTATATGG CCTATTTTGCTTGCAAGACCAAGTCAAGGAACGTGAGCTTTGTGTGTTCTTCAGGAATAATCATTTCAACACTATGTTTAAG TATGAAGGTGAATTGTACATTTTAGCAACTGACCAAGGGTATCTAAATCAGCCAGACTTGGTGTGGGAAAAACTAAATGAG GTGAATGGTGATACTGTTTATATGACTGGGAACTTTAAGCAATTCAAGATGGATGAAAATTCCAGCAGCACATGGGATGAACAGAATGCTAGGGCTACTACTGCA GACTACCTGGCTAGCATTGATAGTTCCGAACCAAATACAAGTTTCAA TTCTGATTTGCAACTGGCGATAGCTCTCCAACAACAGGAATTTGATCAACCGCAGCAGGAACAGCAGCGagaacagcagcagcagcgtaATGCACAGCAGCAAGCCGTCAGCGGCAGTTCAAGGCTGATTGTCGGTCCTCCCCAGCCCCAG GCTCCGCGGAACAGTGGGAAGCACACGGGCTCCTCAAAGCAGGAATCGAAATCGAAAGAGAAGTGCATCATAATGTGA
- the LOC121800139 gene encoding uncharacterized protein LOC121800139 has translation MMETDASQSFRSDDGVYDCDSGSEGFVEDSLDDELCFASGDFPKLQFRKERSKVRWIEELGMAEVLEKKGKMWITTGISRNGKTYCSIEETLYLAEIGALDVLNVDDTPLPLSDLYAKLAEDREKYGCSWESFEVYRYLKSLGYIVGRHGVAWSMKNVKNKTNADDSVGESCSIIDKGNVDYTFITDMFGNMHLGGTRPIFDVFPPNSKFRKSSSGDPSFMLCRTSGHPPSRQEIEDIETCCGRIPLKLYVVEHGRVSFLSFTKVELPALP, from the exons ATGATGGAAACAGATGCCTCGCAAAGCTTTAGGTCTGATGATGGGGTGTATGATTGTGATAGTGGTTCGGAGGGTTTTGTCGAGGATTCACTTGATGATGAGCTTTGCTTCGCGTCTGGCGACTTCCCCAAGCTGCAATTTAG GAAAGAGAGGTCGAAGGTGCGGTGGATTGAAGAGCTGGGAATGGCTGAGGTGCTGGAGAAGAAGGGTAAAATGTGGATCACGACTGGGATAAGTCGGAATGGGAAGACATATTGCTCAATAGAAGAAACTTT ATATTTAGCTGAGATTGGTGCCCTGGATGTCTTGAATGTTGACGACACTCCTCTTCCCTTGAGTGATTTGTATGCAAAGCTAGCAGAAGACCGGGAAAAGTATGGATGCTCTTGGGAGTCTTTTGAGGTTTACCGGTACCTGAAGTCTCTCGGATATATTGTTGGCCGACATGGTGTGGCTTGGTCCATGAAGAATGTGAAAAATAAAACCAATGCTGATGACAGTGTGGGAGAGTCCTGCAGTATTATTGATAAGGGAAATGTAGACTACACTTTCATCACAGATATGTTTGGTAACATGCATCTTGGCGGAACCAGACCAATATTTGATGTTTTCCCTCCTAATAGCAAGTTCAGAAAGTCTTCCTCAGGAGATCCATCTTTTATGTTGTGCCGAACCAG TGGCCACCCACCATCCAGACAAGAGATTGAGGACATTGAGACATGTTGTGGTCGAATACCTCTCAAGCTCTACGTGGTCGAGCATGGGAGGGTCAGTTTCTTGTCGTTCACCAAAGTCGAGTTGCCTGCCCTTCCATGA
- the LOC121800142 gene encoding agamous-like MADS-box protein AGL19 isoform X1 encodes MVRGKTELKRIENVTNRQVTFSKRRSSLLKKAFELSVLCDAEVALMVFSSTGKLCEFSSSSSGINKTIERYMANAAISSGSNMEENLKLRTDDQSSDDLLKKMEFLEEYKRRLLGEGLDSCSTEELDQLEQQLEHSLRRIRATKYQTKLLNEQIDQLKEQGKKLTRENAELRKKSEMLYLTAAPPLPVTVETALFIGPPFQTHRQTP; translated from the exons ATGGTGAGAGGAAAGACTGAGCTGAAGAGAATCGAAAACGTGACGAACAGACAGGTTACATTCTCGAAGAGGAGAAGCAGTCTGTTGAAGAAGGCATTTGAGCTTTCAGTTCTGTGTGATGCTGAAGTTGCTCTCATGGTCTTCTCTTCCACTGGAAAATTATGTGAATTCTCGAGTTCAAG CAGTGGGATCAATAAGACCATAGAAAGATATATGGCAAATGCGGCCATTTCAAGTGGGAGCAACATGGAAGAAAATCTCAAG CTAAGGACAGATGATCAGAGCAGTGATGATTTGCTTAAGAAGATGGAGTTTCTAGAAGAATATAAGAG AAGACTCTTGGGAGAGGGTTTAGATTCTTGTTCAACGGAAGAGTTAGATCAGCTCGAACAACAGTTAGAACATAGCTTAAGAAGAATCAGAGCTAcgaag TACCAGACTAAATTATTGAACGAGCAGATTGATCAGCTCAAGGAACAg GGGAAGAAACTGACTAGAGAAAACGCAGAGTTAAGGAAGAAG AGTGAGATGCTGTATTTGACAGCTGCGCCGCCGCTACCGGTCACGGTGGAAACCGCTTTATTCATCGGACCACCTTTCCAAACGCACCGGCAAACGCCATGA
- the LOC121800142 gene encoding agamous-like MADS-box protein AGL19 isoform X2, giving the protein MVRGKTELKRIENVTNRQVTFSKRRSSLLKKAFELSVLCDAEVALMVFSSTGKLCEFSSSSGINKTIERYMANAAISSGSNMEENLKLRTDDQSSDDLLKKMEFLEEYKRRLLGEGLDSCSTEELDQLEQQLEHSLRRIRATKYQTKLLNEQIDQLKEQGKKLTRENAELRKKSEMLYLTAAPPLPVTVETALFIGPPFQTHRQTP; this is encoded by the exons ATGGTGAGAGGAAAGACTGAGCTGAAGAGAATCGAAAACGTGACGAACAGACAGGTTACATTCTCGAAGAGGAGAAGCAGTCTGTTGAAGAAGGCATTTGAGCTTTCAGTTCTGTGTGATGCTGAAGTTGCTCTCATGGTCTTCTCTTCCACTGGAAAATTATGTGAATTCTCGAGTTCAAG TGGGATCAATAAGACCATAGAAAGATATATGGCAAATGCGGCCATTTCAAGTGGGAGCAACATGGAAGAAAATCTCAAG CTAAGGACAGATGATCAGAGCAGTGATGATTTGCTTAAGAAGATGGAGTTTCTAGAAGAATATAAGAG AAGACTCTTGGGAGAGGGTTTAGATTCTTGTTCAACGGAAGAGTTAGATCAGCTCGAACAACAGTTAGAACATAGCTTAAGAAGAATCAGAGCTAcgaag TACCAGACTAAATTATTGAACGAGCAGATTGATCAGCTCAAGGAACAg GGGAAGAAACTGACTAGAGAAAACGCAGAGTTAAGGAAGAAG AGTGAGATGCTGTATTTGACAGCTGCGCCGCCGCTACCGGTCACGGTGGAAACCGCTTTATTCATCGGACCACCTTTCCAAACGCACCGGCAAACGCCATGA
- the LOC121800142 gene encoding MADS-box transcription factor 50-like isoform X3 codes for MVRGKTELKRIENVTNRQVTFSKRRSSLLKKAFELSVLCDAEVALMVFSSTGKLCEFSSSSSGINKTIERYMANAAISSGSNMEENLKLRTDDQSSDDLLKKMEFLEEYKRLYIFLTKLLNEQIDQLKEQGKKLTRENAELRKKSEMLYLTAAPPLPVTVETALFIGPPFQTHRQTP; via the exons ATGGTGAGAGGAAAGACTGAGCTGAAGAGAATCGAAAACGTGACGAACAGACAGGTTACATTCTCGAAGAGGAGAAGCAGTCTGTTGAAGAAGGCATTTGAGCTTTCAGTTCTGTGTGATGCTGAAGTTGCTCTCATGGTCTTCTCTTCCACTGGAAAATTATGTGAATTCTCGAGTTCAAG CAGTGGGATCAATAAGACCATAGAAAGATATATGGCAAATGCGGCCATTTCAAGTGGGAGCAACATGGAAGAAAATCTCAAG CTAAGGACAGATGATCAGAGCAGTGATGATTTGCTTAAGAAGATGGAGTTTCTAGAAGAATATAAGAGGTTATATATCTTCCTT ACTAAATTATTGAACGAGCAGATTGATCAGCTCAAGGAACAg GGGAAGAAACTGACTAGAGAAAACGCAGAGTTAAGGAAGAAG AGTGAGATGCTGTATTTGACAGCTGCGCCGCCGCTACCGGTCACGGTGGAAACCGCTTTATTCATCGGACCACCTTTCCAAACGCACCGGCAAACGCCATGA
- the LOC121800140 gene encoding protein STAY-GREEN homolog, chloroplastic-like — protein MVTLETSLLPSKLKLSNCPSSLLVTRKNKKKELVARLVGPAIFEASKLKVVYLGVNNNNQDKMEPPKLPRTYTLTHCDITSKLTLEISQTINTSQVQGWYNKLQRDEVVGVWKKIRGKMSLHVHCHISGGHFLLDFFAKLRYYIFCKELPVVLKAFVHGDEKLFKNYPELEEALAWVYFHSNIPEFNKVECWGPLYLATNGPHCHLYDDMEMHHQPCQHCCTCCTPNVSKPTI, from the exons aTGGTGACATTAGAAACTTCTTTACTTCCATCAAAGCTAAAGCTATCCAATTGCCCTTCCTCTCTTCTTGTCACAAGGAAAAACAAGAAGAAAGAACTA GTAGCCAGGTTGGTGGGGCCTGCGATTTTTGAGGCATCAAAGCTCAAAGTTGTGTACTTGGGGGTTAACAATAATAACCAAGATAAAATGGAGCCTCCAAAACTTCCAAGAACTTACACACTCACACACTGTGACATCACCTCTAAGCTCACTCTTGAAATCTCACAAACCATCAACACCTCTCAG GTGCAAGGATGGTACAACAAATTGCAAAGAGATGAAGTGGTAGGTGTTTGGAAGAAGATCAGAGGGAAAATGTCACTGCATGTACATTGTCACATTAGTGGTGGACACTTTCTTTTGGACTTTTTTGCTAAGCTCAGATATTATATCTTCTGCAAAGAACTCCCTGTG GTGCTTAAGGCATTTGTGCATGGAGATGAAAAGTTGTTCAAGAATTACCCAGAATTGGAGGAAGCTTTGGCTTGGGTTTACTTCCATTCGAACATTCCAGAATTCAACAAGGTCGAGTGCTGGGGCCCACTATACTTGGCTACCAACGGGCCCCACTGCCACCTCTATGATGATATGGAGATGCATCACCAGCCATGTCAGCATTGCTGCACATGTTGCACACCTAATGTCTCCAAACCCACCATTTAG
- the LOC121801150 gene encoding uncharacterized protein LOC121801150: protein MSDFRPPIGTTIKLNGSNYMLWSRAFLLFLGSQKKKSHVQTAPPATTDANYDTWYADDYSVMTWLLNSLEPAISQNIMYLDSAKAMWDALREMFFNDKNVSRVFELYEKLFSHTQDTQSVNDYFSTLKGLADEILVYHLLSCDATTRAKQWEEFMVAKFLSAFFVSPPGAQNPPRLIIQLCLLAVEVRMVDVAVDRDVAEVEDEGFMIDYVIIVVVRIMSLISVGRTAFAVSPGKSWMLDSGASTHITGTKSLLTSFSPSSLPYVRLADGNYSLVTGTGVVKPTTHITLDNVLFAPNFPDLQKKRTIGGGHERGGLYYLDTVSPVSPSALSAAVFPYQWHCRLGHPSSASLRSLVPVAMPSSVLHGDIPFSCLHPDKPLYHIPPRIFGYVTFFEFQPYFTHSQTKSTSQLYPTPLPAQTFVSPMSSAPPASLLQVYTRRHRPATTPEAPEIVPTVSCPLPQSSSPPASEDPPPSDELPIAIRKVIPTSYQEALKHPLWRAAMDEEMRTLLSRGTWILPVYQLDVKNAFLYGDLTPTVFMEQPPGYVAQGEDATKVCCLKKAIYGLKQSPKAWFDKFSSVLGTIGFKQCKSDHSVFVRHQASGIVILIVYVDDILISGSDVRGIEETKKYLQQHFVIKDLGRPKYFLGIEIAHENSGVSLSQQKYATDLLKETGLLGAKPVDTPMEVDPSVWDDSGEVLEDKAKYRRLVGKLIYLTVTRPDISFVVGLVSRFLDKPKQVHWDAAIRILQYVKKSPGNGLLFKKNVHLKIEGYSDADYAGSKPNRKSTSGYCTYLGGNPVTWRTKKQHIVARSSAEAEYRAMAHTATEMIGVKNLLGELGFTFNEPLPMHCDNHAAIYIANNPVFHERTKHIEVDCHFIRECVLNRTITTPFTSSSNQIADIFTKPLPVKRFSELCTKLDLINIYDPA from the exons ATGTCTGATTTTAGACCTCCTATTGGAACCACCATTAAGCTGAATGGTTCCAACTATATGCTTTGGTCCCGTGCTTTTCTCCTATTTTTGGGATCACAGAAGAAGAAAAGCCATGTTCAAACTGCCCCGCCTGCTACTACAGATGCCAACTACGACACTTGGTATGCCGATGACTACTCCGTCATGACTTGGCTTCTCAATAGCCTAGAACCAGCCATCAGTCAAAATATCATGTACTTGGATAGTGCCAAAGCCATGTGGGATGCTTTACGGGAGATGTTCTTCAATGACAAAAACGTCTCTCGGGTATTTGAATTATATGAGAaacttttctctcatactcaggATACTCAGTCAGTCAATGATTACTTCTCTACCTTGAAAGGCCTTGCTGATGAGATCTTAGTTTATCATCTTCTTTCCTGTGATGCCACAACAAGAGCAAAACAATGGGAGGAATTCATGGTAGCAAAATTTTTGTCAG CGTTCTTCGTGTCTCCACCGGGCGCACAGAATCCACCTCGTTTGATAATTCAGCTATGTCTGCTCGCGGTTGAGGTTCGTATGGTGGACGTGGCTGTGGATAGGGACGTGGCCGAGGTCGAGGATGAGGGTTTCATGATCGACTATGTGATCATTGTGGTTGTTCGAATCATGAGTCTGATAAGTGTTGGGAGAA CTGCGTTTGCTGTGTCTCCTGGTAAGTCTTGGATGTTGGATTCGGGTGCCTCTACCCATATTACTGGTACAAAATCCCTTTTGACATCTTTTTCTCCATCTTCTCTCCCATATGTTCGTCTTGCTGATGGCAACTATTCTCTTGTAACTGGCACTGGTGTTGTCAAACCCACTACTCATATTACCCTTGATAATGTTTTGTTTGCCCCAAATTTTCCA GACCTGCAGAAGAAGAGGACGATTGGTGGAGGACATGAGCGTGGCGGTCTGTACTACTTGGATACTGTTTCACCTGTCTCTCCTAGTGCTCTCTCTGCTGCTGTGTTTCCATATCAGTGGCATTGTCGTCTTGGTCATCCGTCTTCTGCTAGTCTTCGTAGTTTAGTTCCAGTTGC GATGCCATCTAGTGTGTTGCATGGGGATATTCCTTTTTCGTGTCTTCATCCTGATAAACCTCTTTATCATATTCCTCCACGCATTTTTGGAT ACGTTACCTTCTTTGAGTTTCAGCCTTATTTTACTCATTCTCAAACTAAATCAACCAGCCAGTTATATCCTACTCCTTTACCTGCCCAAACTTTTGTTTCTCCTATGTCTTCTGCTCCTCCGGCTTCTCTTTTACAGGTCTATACACGACGTCATCGACCTGCAACAACCCCTGAAGCCCCTGAAATAGTACCAACAGTCTCATGTCCACTGCCACAGTCATCTTCACCTCCAGCTTCTGAAGATCCACCTCCTTCTGATGAGTTACCCATAGCCATTCGCAAAG TGATTCCAACTTCTTACCAAGAGGCACTCAAACACCCTTTATGGCGAGCCGCTATGGATGAGGAGATGCGAACTCTCTTGAGTCGTGGTACTTGGATTCTG CCCGTgtatcaacttgatgtgaagaatGCTTTCTTGTATGGTGATTTGACTCCGACGGTCTTTATGGAGCAACCTCCGGGATatgttgctcagggggaggatGCTACTAAAGTTTGTTGTCTCAAAAAGGCAATTTATGGCCTTAAACAAAGTCCCAAGGCGTGGTTCGATAAGTTCAGCAGTGTCCTTGGAACTATTGGTTTTAAGCAATGCAAGTCTGATCATTCGGTTTTTGTGCGACATCAAGCATCGGGTATTGTTATTCTCAttgtatatgttgatgatatactCATATCTGGAAGTGATGTTCGTGGAATTGAGGAAACTAAGAAATATTTGCAACAACATTTTGTTATCAAGGATCTGGGCCGTCCTAAGTATTTCTTGGGAATTGAAATTGCACACGAAAATTCTGGAGTGTCTCTATCTCAGCAAAAGTATGCTACAGATCTATTGAAAGAAACTGGAC TACTTGGAGCAAAGCCCGTTGATACTCCTATGGAGGTTGATCCAAGTGTTTGGGATGACAGTGGAGAAGTCTTGGAGGATAAAGCTAAGTATAGACGTCTAGTTGGAAAACTTATCTACTTGACAGtaacaaggcctgatatttccTTTGTTGTTGGCTTAGTCAGTCGTTTTCTGGATAAGCCTAAGCAAGTTCACTGGGATGCTGCTATTCGAATTCTTCAATATGTCAAGAAATCTCCCGGCAATGGATTGCTATTCAAAAAGAATGTGCATCTAAAAATTGAAGGATATTCTGATGCTGATTATGCTGGTTCTAAGCCTAATAGAAAGTCTACTTCTGGATATTGCACCTACTTGGGAGGAAACCCTGTAACTTGGCGAACTAAGAAACAACATATTGTTGCGAGATCGTCTGCCGAGGCTGAGTATAGAGCTATGGCTCATACTGCTACTGAGATGATCGGAGTCAAGAATCTACTTGGAGAATTGGGGTTCACTTTCAATGAACCTTTACCTATGCATTGTGATAACCATGCTGCAATCTATATTGCGAACAATCCGGTTTTTCATGAGAGGACTAAACATATTGAAGTTGATTGTCATTTCATTCGAGAGTGTGTTTTGAATCGGACAATTACTA